In Streptomyces sp. NBC_00448, the following are encoded in one genomic region:
- a CDS encoding barstar family protein: protein MVGATSGALYSLTSNDDEADFWGYAEDAIGLFTPLGDGRRRVELLGCAPRGGLLRASARVGTKRANAGNADLAFLDASGREIGSYFVNRVTVEESSPSARGAGLVDLTVSLWCDDLLPQADRVWDLVRSGALNRKGLWHDLDAGGRWAWLSVALWHSQRSQNEDDPVGTVHELDGSLITDTTSFYCALGEAVNGPGGYFGWNLAAVNDCLYGRWGTRTPFTLIWNNSALGVAALRSASAGGDDDWFGVLMDVFRDHAVDVQLR, encoded by the coding sequence GTGGTCGGCGCCACCTCGGGAGCGTTGTACTCCCTGACGAGCAACGACGATGAGGCCGACTTCTGGGGCTACGCGGAAGACGCCATCGGTTTGTTCACACCGCTGGGAGACGGTCGACGCAGGGTTGAGCTGCTGGGCTGTGCGCCTCGCGGTGGCCTGTTGCGAGCGTCCGCTCGGGTCGGTACGAAGCGAGCGAACGCCGGCAATGCCGATCTCGCGTTCCTGGATGCTTCCGGGCGGGAGATCGGTAGCTACTTCGTCAACCGGGTCACTGTGGAGGAGTCCAGCCCGTCAGCGCGTGGAGCGGGCCTGGTTGATCTGACCGTGAGCCTGTGGTGCGACGACCTGCTTCCGCAGGCGGATCGGGTCTGGGACCTCGTCCGCTCGGGTGCGTTGAACCGCAAAGGGTTGTGGCACGACCTGGATGCGGGGGGCCGATGGGCCTGGCTGTCTGTGGCGCTGTGGCACAGCCAAAGGTCGCAGAACGAGGACGACCCCGTCGGGACGGTCCACGAACTCGACGGTAGCCTCATCACGGACACGACCAGCTTCTACTGCGCGTTGGGCGAGGCGGTGAACGGGCCAGGCGGCTACTTCGGATGGAACCTCGCCGCCGTGAACGACTGTTTGTACGGTCGCTGGGGTACGAGAACTCCCTTCACCCTCATCTGGAATAACTCTGCACTCGGGGTGGCTGCCCTCCGCTCAGCGTCGGCCGGTGGGGATGACGATTGGTTCGGCGTGCTCATGGACGTGTTTCGAGACCACGCGGTGGACGTCCAACTCCGCTAG
- a CDS encoding glycosyltransferase family 2 protein — MTAVADRRIDVITAVHAPSAPYLADAYKSLCVQELPDGWEWHWVIQEDGRSDAVRPHVPDDPRVTFHQGRPGGPGVARTIALAYASGPYVKVLDADDQLTPGALARDLALLEDDPHLGWATSRVLDLLPDGSTAGFDGDPEDGPIARGAVVDYWKANGFRAQVHPATLFVRRDLLLALGGWMALPASEDTGLLLALNTVAPGHFTREYGLFYRKWPGQATAQASHTDDAEREARMAVIAGRAESLSLAGWSFPR; from the coding sequence GTGACCGCCGTGGCGGACCGCCGCATCGACGTCATCACCGCCGTCCACGCACCCTCCGCGCCCTACCTCGCGGACGCCTACAAGTCCCTGTGCGTCCAGGAGTTGCCGGACGGCTGGGAGTGGCACTGGGTCATCCAGGAGGACGGCCGCAGTGATGCTGTACGGCCCCACGTCCCGGACGACCCCCGGGTCACCTTCCACCAGGGCCGGCCCGGCGGTCCCGGCGTCGCCCGCACGATCGCCCTCGCGTACGCCTCCGGCCCCTACGTCAAAGTCCTCGACGCCGACGACCAGTTGACCCCGGGCGCCCTCGCCCGCGACCTGGCCCTCCTGGAGGACGACCCCCACCTCGGCTGGGCCACCTCCCGCGTCCTCGACCTTCTCCCCGACGGCTCCACCGCCGGCTTCGACGGTGACCCGGAGGACGGCCCGATCGCCCGCGGTGCCGTCGTCGACTACTGGAAGGCGAACGGTTTCCGCGCCCAGGTCCACCCGGCGACCCTCTTCGTCCGCCGAGACCTGCTTCTGGCGTTGGGCGGTTGGATGGCCCTCCCGGCTTCCGAGGACACCGGCCTGTTGCTGGCCCTGAACACGGTCGCGCCCGGCCACTTCACCCGCGAATACGGCCTCTTCTACCGCAAGTGGCCCGGCCAGGCCACGGCCCAGGCCAGCCACACAGACGACGCCGAACGCGAAGCCCGGATGGCCGTGATCGCTGGTCGAGCGGAATCGCTCTCACTTGCGGGATGGTCTTTTCCGAGGTGA
- a CDS encoding tyrosine-type recombinase/integrase → MTEWSYTVRVWSIRKRPYRKPYQLRWQVGIRPHSESFLTSGLAESRRAELITAARAGEPFDVETGLPKSKVQKQKDISFYQHARNYVELKWDHAPAKIRTGYAETMATITAVLVKDTKGMPDAKLARRALYGWAFNKNRWADEPPEDIQRALAWFAKKSLPISALADAPTVRKALGACAKRLDGKTSAASVIHRKRAVFHQALGFAVEADLLTENPLPALQWKPPEQIEEELDPECVPDPELAESLLESVADQGARGRHLKAFFGCIYYGAARPGEIVGLSRPDLKLPRRGWGMVRLHESRPRAGRPWTDSGEAHDQKGLKHRPRSAVRWVPIPPELVALLRWHITVYGYAPDDRVFRTARGGIVQESGYGEVWRRAREDTLSPDELKTKLAKRPYDLRHAAVSTWLSSGVEPQLVAHRAGQSVAVLFRFYAKFLKGGDDEANAKISARLAQRRGPS, encoded by the coding sequence GTGACCGAGTGGAGTTACACCGTCAGGGTGTGGTCCATCCGCAAGCGCCCGTACCGCAAGCCGTACCAGCTTCGTTGGCAGGTGGGCATCCGGCCGCACTCCGAGTCCTTCCTGACGTCCGGGCTCGCGGAAAGCCGTCGGGCCGAACTCATCACCGCGGCGAGGGCCGGCGAGCCGTTCGACGTCGAAACCGGGCTGCCCAAGTCGAAGGTGCAGAAGCAGAAGGACATCTCCTTCTACCAGCACGCGCGGAACTACGTGGAACTCAAGTGGGACCACGCACCGGCGAAGATCCGCACCGGGTACGCCGAGACCATGGCCACCATCACCGCCGTACTCGTCAAGGACACGAAAGGGATGCCTGACGCCAAGCTGGCACGGCGAGCCCTCTACGGCTGGGCGTTCAACAAGAACCGCTGGGCGGACGAGCCGCCGGAGGACATTCAGCGGGCTCTGGCGTGGTTCGCCAAGAAGTCGCTCCCGATCTCCGCCCTCGCGGACGCACCGACCGTACGCAAAGCGCTCGGTGCGTGCGCGAAGCGACTCGACGGAAAGACCTCTGCGGCGTCCGTCATCCACCGCAAGCGGGCCGTCTTCCACCAGGCACTCGGATTCGCGGTGGAAGCGGATCTCCTCACCGAGAATCCCCTTCCGGCACTTCAGTGGAAGCCGCCGGAGCAGATCGAGGAAGAACTCGACCCGGAGTGCGTCCCGGACCCGGAGCTGGCCGAGTCGCTGCTCGAATCCGTCGCCGATCAGGGAGCGCGCGGCCGTCACCTCAAGGCGTTCTTCGGCTGCATCTACTACGGCGCCGCCCGACCCGGCGAGATCGTCGGGCTCAGCCGCCCGGACCTCAAGCTCCCGCGTCGCGGCTGGGGAATGGTCCGACTGCACGAGAGCCGACCACGCGCCGGCCGCCCGTGGACGGACTCGGGCGAGGCCCACGATCAGAAAGGACTCAAGCACCGCCCCCGCAGCGCCGTCCGCTGGGTCCCGATCCCACCGGAACTCGTCGCCCTCCTCCGCTGGCACATCACCGTCTACGGCTACGCGCCCGACGACCGCGTCTTCCGTACCGCCCGCGGCGGCATCGTCCAGGAGAGCGGCTACGGCGAGGTCTGGCGCCGCGCCCGCGAGGACACCCTCTCCCCCGACGAGCTGAAAACGAAGCTCGCCAAACGCCCGTACGACCTGCGCCACGCGGCCGTCTCCACCTGGCTCAGCTCCGGCGTCGAACCCCAACTGGTCGCCCACCGCGCCGGCCAGAGCGTCGCGGTCCTCTTCCGCTTCTACGCGAAGTTCCTCAAGGGCGGCGACGACGAGGCCAACGCCAAGATCTCCGCCCGCCTCGCCCAGCGGAGGGGGCCGTCCTGA
- a CDS encoding GntR family transcriptional regulator — translation MPDQPPYLRIADALRQRIADQEWTPGDRLPSRADLAAAYGVGDNVIRRAQELLISVGTLEGRAGSGTYVAAPREKLRIVRSLYREQTGGSPFQSDMAALGRRGSWESRTDAKVPAPADIAARLGLAEGDLCVRTAYEFLADGKPAQLSMSWEPYALTAGTLIVLPEGGPYAGLGVVRRMAEIGVTVTRAVEQPSPRVVTAEEAALLGVQKGTLATHIQRTYYAEDGRPVETADIVVPANLCEVVYEVPVTPSLTSN, via the coding sequence ATGCCTGATCAGCCGCCGTATCTCCGGATCGCGGACGCCCTCCGCCAGCGCATCGCCGACCAGGAGTGGACCCCGGGCGACCGCCTGCCCTCGCGCGCCGACCTCGCCGCCGCGTACGGCGTCGGCGACAACGTCATCCGCCGCGCCCAGGAACTGCTGATCTCCGTGGGCACCCTCGAAGGCCGCGCCGGCTCCGGCACCTACGTGGCCGCGCCGCGCGAGAAGTTGAGGATCGTCCGTTCCCTCTACCGCGAGCAGACCGGCGGCTCGCCCTTCCAGTCCGACATGGCGGCCCTGGGCAGGCGCGGCAGTTGGGAGAGCCGCACCGACGCCAAGGTGCCGGCCCCGGCCGACATCGCGGCTCGACTCGGCCTCGCCGAGGGCGACTTGTGCGTCCGCACGGCCTACGAATTCCTCGCCGACGGCAAGCCCGCCCAGCTCTCCATGAGTTGGGAGCCGTACGCCCTCACGGCGGGGACGCTGATCGTCCTCCCCGAGGGCGGGCCGTACGCAGGGCTCGGCGTCGTCCGCCGCATGGCCGAGATCGGGGTGACGGTCACCCGGGCGGTGGAGCAACCCTCACCGCGGGTCGTGACCGCCGAGGAAGCGGCCCTCCTCGGCGTCCAGAAGGGCACCCTGGCCACGCACATCCAGCGCACCTACTACGCGGAGGACGGCCGCCCGGTCGAGACCGCGGACATCGTGGTGCCGGCAAACCTGTGCGAAGTGGTCTACGAGGTCCCGGTTACCCCTAGCCTGACCAGTAACTAG
- a CDS encoding GntR family transcriptional regulator produces MAKAYERIADDLRDRIRAGELSPGDRLPSETALADDYGKSLPTLRQALGLLQAEGLIEKQHGRGNFVRQARTQVLRTNLRHQWEKDRAREPEQQRKKTGATEHDTGLGVDDLVFHASYEQVEAGAELAEIFDVPVGTIMVERTYRTRYRAEDHPFSLVDSYLVRDVVSANPELLDAANEPWPGGTQSQLHSIGIELDRVEERILARPPSPDEAEELGLPPGASLIVLGKTSYDTTGRVVEHSFVRLPGDRTVMTYTTPLERW; encoded by the coding sequence ATGGCCAAGGCGTACGAACGGATCGCGGACGATCTACGCGACCGCATCCGTGCAGGTGAGCTGAGTCCTGGCGACCGCCTGCCCTCCGAGACGGCGCTCGCCGACGACTACGGCAAGAGCCTGCCGACCCTGCGTCAGGCACTCGGCCTTCTCCAGGCCGAGGGGCTCATCGAGAAGCAGCACGGCCGCGGCAACTTCGTGCGGCAGGCGCGTACGCAGGTGCTCCGCACGAACCTGCGGCACCAGTGGGAGAAGGACCGCGCTCGGGAGCCCGAGCAGCAGCGGAAGAAGACCGGCGCGACGGAGCACGACACCGGACTTGGCGTGGATGACCTGGTCTTCCACGCGTCATACGAACAGGTAGAAGCCGGTGCGGAGCTGGCCGAGATCTTCGATGTGCCGGTCGGCACGATCATGGTGGAGCGCACCTACCGCACCCGGTACCGCGCCGAGGACCACCCCTTCAGCCTCGTCGACTCCTACCTCGTCCGCGACGTGGTCAGTGCGAACCCCGAGCTCCTGGACGCCGCCAACGAACCCTGGCCGGGCGGTACGCAGAGTCAACTCCACTCGATCGGAATCGAGTTGGACCGGGTCGAGGAGCGCATCCTCGCCCGCCCGCCGTCCCCCGATGAGGCCGAGGAACTGGGCCTGCCGCCGGGCGCCTCGCTGATCGTCCTCGGCAAGACCTCCTACGACACCACCGGCCGCGTGGTCGAGCACTCCTTCGTCCGGCTGCCGGGGGACCGCACCGTCATGACGTACACCACCCCCCTGGAAAGGTGGTGA
- a CDS encoding DUF6193 family natural product biosynthesis protein, whose translation MDANSEVFDQQQSMPPRPVLPDMAAARSRGPADTVDARWQSLRLAWQGRYAAHQVRSPGRPYPGIVPLLDAAAAQPRLRRLFPFTSHFTLLFSSSTSYPWSVQAGSIEPRHNGRFTVRRRDPFAVIGEVDTAEEAMALVLELLPTGSDPVISACTDDGA comes from the coding sequence GTGGACGCCAACAGTGAGGTTTTCGATCAGCAGCAGTCCATGCCTCCGAGACCAGTTCTTCCGGACATGGCCGCAGCACGCAGTCGCGGGCCCGCTGACACTGTCGACGCGCGTTGGCAGTCTCTACGACTCGCCTGGCAAGGGCGCTACGCCGCCCACCAGGTCCGCTCACCCGGGCGCCCATATCCGGGCATCGTCCCTCTCCTGGACGCCGCTGCCGCTCAACCACGACTCCGGCGGCTGTTCCCGTTCACCAGCCACTTCACCCTTCTCTTCAGCAGTTCCACCAGCTACCCCTGGTCCGTGCAGGCCGGATCGATCGAACCCCGGCACAATGGACGGTTCACCGTGCGCCGACGCGATCCCTTCGCCGTAATCGGTGAAGTCGACACCGCGGAGGAGGCGATGGCGCTGGTGCTTGAACTACTGCCCACCGGCTCCGATCCCGTGATCAGCGCCTGTACGGACGATGGCGCGTGA
- a CDS encoding helix-turn-helix transcriptional regulator, with product MTTHYRRHHRPPTDELLPMSVVLDELGITRASWYRWRNRGVGPKAHRLPNGHLRVRRSELESFLREMEEA from the coding sequence GTGACCACCCACTACCGCCGTCACCACCGGCCGCCGACGGACGAGTTGTTGCCGATGTCCGTCGTCTTGGACGAACTCGGCATCACCCGGGCATCCTGGTACCGCTGGCGCAACCGGGGGGTGGGACCGAAGGCCCACCGTCTCCCGAACGGCCACTTGCGTGTTCGCCGCAGCGAACTCGAATCGTTCCTCCGCGAAATGGAGGAAGCGTGA
- a CDS encoding DUF6907 domain-containing protein, protein MSIGATAASLCTTDQPRTWKITTTNGITAHGYLPYWAEDDPSETGLDPESLHVTLVDVGHRSAFRGVTLTAFTREGGARRAQEIESFHGEIACHPYSDSEAPDESVVPVVNVQVGPDCWVIGLEPVALAELAAKLRTHADYLEGDVLPRLVAAREDWAVHHCEDTQRS, encoded by the coding sequence ATGAGCATCGGCGCTACGGCTGCCTCGTTATGCACGACGGACCAGCCACGTACGTGGAAGATCACCACGACCAACGGCATCACCGCGCACGGCTACCTCCCCTACTGGGCGGAGGACGACCCCAGCGAGACCGGTCTCGACCCGGAGAGTCTTCACGTCACGCTGGTCGACGTCGGGCACCGCAGTGCCTTCCGAGGCGTGACCTTGACGGCCTTCACCCGTGAGGGCGGCGCCCGTCGAGCCCAAGAGATCGAGTCCTTTCACGGCGAGATCGCGTGCCACCCGTATTCCGACTCCGAAGCGCCCGATGAGTCCGTTGTGCCGGTCGTCAACGTCCAGGTCGGGCCCGACTGTTGGGTGATCGGTCTGGAGCCGGTCGCCCTCGCCGAGTTGGCCGCGAAGCTGCGTACCCACGCCGACTACCTCGAAGGTGACGTACTGCCCCGGCTCGTCGCCGCTCGGGAGGATTGGGCCGTTCACCACTGCGAGGACACGCAGCGGTCCTGA
- a CDS encoding DUF6303 family protein — translation MPDTRAIRAHMIQSYDGTEWQVFVALPDEARWPTVPFPLADGIPTLRARTTALADLGYTLLDGEHTWDWMETVFEGDPDGTVSLVATTTVAPTHPTDDAADDEDT, via the coding sequence ATGCCCGACACCCGCGCGATCCGCGCCCACATGATCCAGTCCTACGACGGCACCGAATGGCAGGTCTTCGTAGCCCTGCCGGACGAAGCCCGCTGGCCCACCGTCCCCTTCCCCCTCGCCGACGGCATCCCCACCCTCCGCGCCCGCACCACCGCCCTCGCCGACCTCGGCTACACCCTCCTCGACGGCGAACACACCTGGGACTGGATGGAAACCGTCTTCGAAGGCGACCCCGACGGCACCGTCTCCCTCGTCGCCACCACCACCGTCGCCCCGACCCACCCCACCGACGACGCCGCCGACGACGAAGACACCTGA
- a CDS encoding helix-turn-helix domain-containing protein: protein MANPGHFAAKKLDTTLSARALYGAELRHYRERKGLTLAELAARLHIDMSFLARIEQGERRLPDELAGPLDRLLDTGGFFERNLEAARSAPRPASRTPLAEWERLAVAIHEWDAALIPGLLQTDAYALAAADAYRHVLSDRVQRHRWEARLSRTPVLLDAHGPRYAAVLGETALRRPLGGPAAMAVQLDHLAALVRSERVTLNVLPFAATPHPTAMDGALRVMTFADESPAVHFTSHHTGAHGTEPGTTALAHLTYDLLLAAALPPDASLAAIEAAANAYRAEAAGEQATDASAKAEERPIRRAGKRAGVVRTVG, encoded by the coding sequence ATGGCCAATCCCGGCCACTTCGCGGCGAAGAAGCTGGACACCACGCTGTCTGCGCGAGCGCTGTACGGCGCGGAGTTGCGGCACTACCGGGAGCGGAAGGGGCTGACCCTCGCGGAGTTGGCGGCCAGGCTGCACATCGACATGTCCTTCCTCGCCCGGATCGAGCAGGGAGAGCGACGACTGCCCGACGAGTTGGCCGGCCCCCTGGACCGACTCCTCGACACCGGTGGCTTCTTCGAGCGCAACCTCGAAGCCGCCCGCTCCGCCCCGAGGCCGGCCAGTCGCACCCCGCTTGCCGAGTGGGAACGGCTCGCCGTCGCCATTCATGAGTGGGACGCCGCGCTCATCCCCGGTCTGCTCCAGACCGACGCCTATGCTCTGGCCGCCGCCGACGCCTACCGGCACGTACTCTCCGACCGTGTCCAACGCCACCGCTGGGAGGCGCGGTTGTCGCGCACGCCCGTCCTTCTCGACGCGCACGGACCTCGTTACGCCGCCGTCCTCGGCGAAACCGCCCTCCGCCGACCGCTCGGCGGCCCCGCCGCCATGGCCGTACAACTCGACCACCTCGCCGCGCTCGTCCGCAGCGAGCGCGTCACGCTCAACGTCCTGCCCTTCGCCGCCACCCCGCATCCGACCGCCATGGACGGTGCGCTGCGCGTCATGACGTTCGCTGACGAGAGCCCAGCCGTCCACTTCACCAGCCACCACACCGGCGCCCACGGCACGGAGCCCGGAACCACGGCACTCGCCCACCTCACCTACGACCTGCTGCTGGCCGCAGCCCTGCCCCCGGACGCCTCCCTCGCTGCGATCGAGGCGGCGGCCAACGCGTACCGGGCGGAAGCGGCAGGCGAGCAGGCAACTGACGCTTCCGCCAAGGCCGAGGAGCGTCCGATCCGTCGTGCGGGGAAGCGCGCCGGCGTGGTGCGAACCGTTGGGTGA
- a CDS encoding GntR family transcriptional regulator has translation MSARHQVVADDLRRLIIAGEYAVGERLPPETRLAARYHVSTPTLRDALEVLRAEGLVAKFQGRGNFVCRPAVRLTYPVGTGTGPLDVIVSAVDRKATSELAAHLGGSPDEPITEYVCLSHREEAPQALAHVHVPHAVSGGRALPAGSSPWGDDIVDGLAVASAAGGSGVSSFDQVTARFPTGAEAQSLRITARTPVLAIHRTVMADDGRTVACVHVVLPGDRAEVAFTVGPVGAPTADEKEATR, from the coding sequence GTGAGCGCGCGCCACCAGGTCGTCGCCGACGACCTGCGCCGACTGATCATCGCGGGGGAGTACGCCGTGGGGGAGCGGCTTCCCCCTGAGACGCGGCTCGCCGCGCGGTACCACGTCAGTACGCCGACCCTCCGCGATGCGCTGGAAGTGTTGCGAGCGGAGGGCCTGGTCGCGAAGTTCCAGGGCCGCGGCAACTTCGTCTGCCGGCCGGCCGTACGTCTTACGTACCCCGTCGGCACCGGCACCGGTCCCCTTGACGTCATCGTCAGCGCCGTCGACCGTAAGGCGACCAGCGAACTCGCCGCCCACCTGGGCGGATCGCCCGACGAACCGATCACCGAGTACGTGTGCCTCAGCCACCGGGAGGAAGCGCCGCAAGCCCTCGCGCACGTCCATGTGCCGCACGCGGTGTCGGGCGGCCGGGCGCTTCCGGCCGGCTCCTCGCCCTGGGGCGACGACATCGTCGACGGCCTCGCGGTCGCGTCGGCGGCCGGCGGTTCGGGGGTGAGTAGCTTCGACCAGGTCACCGCCCGGTTCCCCACCGGTGCGGAAGCACAGTCGTTGCGTATCACCGCTCGTACGCCGGTGCTCGCGATCCACCGGACGGTCATGGCCGACGACGGCCGAACGGTCGCCTGCGTCCACGTGGTACTGCCCGGCGATCGTGCCGAAGTCGCTTTCACCGTAGGGCCGGTAGGGGCCCCGACGGCCGATGAGAAGGAGGCGACGCGATGA
- a CDS encoding cell division protein FtsK has product MNHDLNDDPAKASLAPPDSELLVDRLSDRSGPGLTHRIRGAKRRPVVPPWARSRRELRGAARWAGGYVGHVSAYHAIRAPWYAFRLILQAPRGAARFVGGSLRWVGDAEGGPLRQAAATREDVEEYLKLSRQRDRRVRWRTVVGALAAICGTVTALALYLLGPAWMVAACGAALTLAFGRLGQPEDAPIIHRAVEIPKATKLTSDIVLRALGALGIPAINQGQAKGNPGFAFTAPITRDGPGWLAEGDLPYGVTVADVLDRREKLASGLRRPLGCVWPEAVPDEHTGRLRLWVGDQDMSRTRQPKWPLLEAGSVDLFKPQPFATDQRGRWVSQTLMYVSGIVGAVPRMGKTFLLRLVLLIACMDLRAEIHAYDLKGTGDLSPLARVAHRYRAGEEEDDIAYALADLRELRAELRRRARVIRELPKDLCPESKVTSTLADRKSLGLHPIIIGVDECQRWFEHPQYGAEFEEHCTDLVKRGPALGITLLLATQRPDSKSLPTGISANATVRWCLKVMGQIENDMVLGTGSYKRGIRANTLAWADKGIAWFVGEGADARIVRCVEVDAEDFKSSETVVML; this is encoded by the coding sequence GTGAACCATGACCTCAACGACGACCCCGCGAAAGCGTCCTTAGCTCCACCCGACTCCGAGCTCCTGGTCGACAGGCTCAGCGACCGGTCCGGCCCCGGTCTCACCCACCGCATCCGTGGTGCGAAGCGCCGCCCCGTCGTCCCGCCGTGGGCCCGCTCGCGACGCGAACTCCGCGGCGCGGCACGGTGGGCGGGCGGGTACGTCGGCCACGTCAGCGCGTATCACGCGATCCGGGCGCCCTGGTACGCCTTCCGCCTCATCCTGCAAGCACCCCGCGGCGCCGCCCGGTTCGTCGGCGGCTCGCTGCGGTGGGTGGGCGACGCGGAAGGCGGGCCCCTGCGCCAAGCGGCGGCCACGCGCGAGGACGTCGAGGAGTACCTGAAGCTCTCGCGGCAGCGGGACCGCCGGGTGCGGTGGCGTACGGTCGTCGGCGCACTCGCGGCGATCTGCGGCACGGTGACCGCGCTCGCGCTGTACCTACTCGGCCCGGCGTGGATGGTCGCCGCGTGTGGCGCGGCGCTCACTCTCGCCTTCGGCCGGCTCGGTCAGCCGGAGGACGCACCGATCATCCACAGGGCTGTGGAAATCCCGAAGGCGACCAAGCTCACGAGCGACATCGTGCTTCGTGCGCTCGGCGCTCTCGGCATTCCCGCGATCAACCAGGGGCAGGCCAAGGGTAATCCGGGCTTCGCCTTCACCGCGCCCATCACCCGCGACGGGCCCGGGTGGCTCGCCGAGGGCGACCTCCCTTACGGCGTCACCGTCGCCGATGTCCTCGACCGGCGCGAGAAGTTGGCGAGCGGGCTACGGCGCCCGCTCGGGTGCGTATGGCCGGAGGCGGTCCCGGACGAGCACACCGGGCGACTGCGGCTGTGGGTCGGCGACCAGGACATGTCCCGGACCCGGCAGCCCAAGTGGCCGCTCCTGGAAGCTGGTTCGGTCGACCTGTTCAAGCCCCAGCCGTTCGCAACCGACCAGCGCGGACGTTGGGTGAGCCAGACGCTGATGTACGTCTCCGGGATCGTCGGAGCCGTCCCGAGGATGGGCAAGACCTTCCTCCTGCGCCTGGTCCTGCTGATCGCGTGCATGGACCTGCGCGCCGAGATCCACGCGTACGACCTCAAGGGCACCGGCGACCTGTCGCCCCTCGCCCGCGTCGCCCACCGATACCGGGCCGGCGAGGAAGAGGACGACATCGCGTACGCCCTCGCCGATCTGCGCGAGTTGCGCGCGGAGTTGAGGCGCAGGGCGCGCGTCATCCGCGAACTCCCGAAAGACCTCTGCCCGGAGTCGAAGGTCACCTCCACACTTGCCGACCGCAAGTCGCTCGGGCTCCACCCGATCATCATCGGCGTGGACGAATGCCAGAGGTGGTTCGAACACCCCCAATACGGAGCCGAGTTCGAGGAGCACTGCACCGACCTCGTCAAGCGCGGGCCTGCGCTGGGCATCACACTGCTCCTCGCCACCCAACGGCCCGACTCCAAGTCGCTGCCGACCGGCATCTCGGCGAACGCCACCGTGCGGTGGTGCCTCAAGGTGATGGGCCAGATCGAGAACGACATGGTGCTCGGCACCGGCTCGTACAAGCGCGGCATCCGCGCCAACACCCTGGCCTGGGCAGACAAGGGCATCGCATGGTTCGTCGGCGAGGGAGCCGACGCCCGCATCGTGCGGTGCGTCGAGGTCGACGCGGAAGATTTCAAGTCCAGTGAGACAGTTGTGATGCTATGA
- a CDS encoding DDE-type integrase/transposase/recombinase, whose product MNDAFHGVETELGVVAACRLTGRSRATHYRRLRPPAAPRPRTAGAQPSALSAEERLAVMELMNSAEYAELPPAQIWARELDAGRYHCSVSTMYRILREHSQSGERRRQATHPPRVVPELVATGPSQVFSWDITKVAGPTKGVWYHAYVIIDIFSRYIAGHTVERAESAQRAEELIRETIALNGIVPNTVHADRGTSMTSKKVSQLLIDLGVTRSHSRPKVSNDNPYSEAQFKTTKYMADFPERFDSLAHAREWFEAFIAYYNHEHRHSGIAWHTPASIHFGTADEVRDQRAATLAQAYAHHPERFGRRPRPPEIPRTAWINDPAKRREPTPQSS is encoded by the coding sequence ATGAACGACGCCTTCCACGGCGTCGAGACCGAGCTAGGTGTCGTGGCCGCTTGCCGACTGACCGGCCGCTCCCGCGCCACCCACTACCGCCGGCTGCGGCCACCGGCCGCACCCCGACCCCGCACGGCCGGCGCCCAGCCGTCCGCCCTGAGCGCCGAAGAGCGCCTGGCCGTAATGGAGTTGATGAACAGCGCCGAGTACGCGGAACTGCCGCCCGCGCAGATCTGGGCCCGCGAGCTGGATGCCGGCCGCTACCACTGCTCGGTCTCCACGATGTACCGGATCCTGCGGGAACACAGCCAAAGCGGTGAACGCCGCCGCCAGGCGACCCACCCTCCCCGGGTGGTGCCGGAACTGGTCGCCACCGGCCCGTCACAGGTCTTCTCCTGGGACATCACCAAGGTCGCCGGACCGACGAAGGGCGTCTGGTACCACGCCTACGTCATCATCGACATCTTCAGCCGGTACATCGCCGGCCACACCGTCGAACGCGCCGAGTCCGCCCAGCGGGCGGAGGAACTGATCCGCGAGACCATCGCCCTCAACGGCATCGTGCCCAACACCGTGCACGCCGACCGCGGCACGTCCATGACCTCCAAGAAGGTGTCCCAGTTGCTGATCGATCTGGGCGTCACCCGGTCGCACTCACGACCCAAGGTCTCCAACGACAACCCTTACAGCGAGGCCCAGTTCAAGACCACGAAGTACATGGCGGACTTCCCGGAAAGGTTCGACTCCCTGGCCCATGCCCGTGAGTGGTTCGAGGCGTTCATCGCCTACTACAACCACGAGCACCGTCACTCCGGCATCGCCTGGCACACCCCCGCCAGCATCCATTTCGGCACCGCCGACGAGGTCCGCGACCAACGGGCCGCCACCCTCGCTCAGGCATACGCACACCACCCCGAACGCTTCGGGCGCCGCCCCCGGCCACCCGAGATACCCCGGACTGCCTGGATCAACGATCCCGCCAAGCGCCGAGAACCAACACCACAAAGCTCATAG